A single window of Nicotiana sylvestris chromosome 3, ASM39365v2, whole genome shotgun sequence DNA harbors:
- the LOC104230595 gene encoding transcription factor TCP5-like, with translation MNSSGNSFQAKQESGGTNNSKLTSKATTSTSSRQWGGFKNPRIVRVSRTFGGKDRHSKVCTIRGLRDRRIRLSVPTAIQLYDLQDRLGLSQPSKVVDWLIEVTKHEIDKLPPLQIPPGYFAQFQGDHHFDAANLRAKSKVIDTDTVYGKNKSIASNEQENQEEIGGYVPQISAQSFFPLGNRSPNLPGLMNNSMPFNSYYPWEPNSSLSLAHFGQPQTEESSQNNFPLSLASSLSLPSGSQVYFNPTATTFSPMISPYMTNYPIENDPRAQLNHFHFLSSSSQHVLPNPPVSTLNLIKPFSLNDDPRWIHSREDDDDSQPHEGGDN, from the coding sequence ATGAATTCAAGTGGAAACAGTTTTCAGGCGAAGCAAGAATCTGGTGGAACCAACAACAGTAAATTGACCTCAAAGGCTACTACATCAACAAGTTCAAGGCAGTGGGGAGGCTTTAAAAATCCAAGAATTGTACGTGTATCGCGTACTTTTGGTGGAAAAGATAGACACAGTAAAGTCTGCACAATAAGGGGTCTTAGAGACAGGAGAATTAGGCTTTCAGTGCCAACTGCAATTCAATTGTATGATCTTCAAGATAGACTTGGTCTCAGCCAACCTAGCAAAGTTGTAGATTGGTTAATTGAAGTCACTAAACATGAAATCGATAAGCTTCCACCATTACAGATACCACCAGGATACTTTGCTCAGTTCCAAGGCGATCATCATTTTGACGCAGCTAATTTGAGAGCAAAATCCAAGGTAATTGATACAGACACAGTATATGGAAAAAACAAGTCGATTGCTTCAAATGAGCAAGAAAACCAAGAGGAAATTGGAGGTTATGTTCCTCAAATTTCAGCTCAGAGTTTCTTTCCATTAGGCAATAGATCTCCTAATTTACCTGGCCTGATGAACAACAGCATGCCTTTCAATTCTTACTATCCATGGGAGCCTAATTCGAGTTTGTCTTTAGCTCATTTTGGACAACCCCAAACAGAAGAATCGTcccaaaataattttcctttatcattggcgTCATCCTTGTCTTTGCCTTCAGGTTCTCAAGTATACTTTAATCCAACAGCTACAACATTTTCACCTATGATTTCTCCTTATATGACCAATTATCCCATTGAAAATGATCCAAGGGCGCAGTTGAACCATTTCCATTTCTTAAGCTCAAGTTCACAACACGTCCTTCCGAATCCACCAGTGTCAACTCTTAATTTGATCAAACCCTTCAGTCTGAATGACGATCCAAGATGGATTCATTCAAGAGAAGATGATGATGATAGCCAACCACATGAAGGCGGCGACAATTAA